The Chryseobacterium geocarposphaerae genome window below encodes:
- a CDS encoding L-dopachrome tautomerase-related protein, with product MNLKNTAVLAMALVSLAACNKSPNQANSKPGSEISTEKNVQLEEVFSDNTYQLTGVAVAKDNRVFVNYPYWLDTHSYSVVEVKDGKPVPYPNAEWNSFKKGGDGQNKFVTVQSVVTDDKGFLWVVDAAGIGLGKVYQHSSKVVKINLANNKIEKIYRFPENVVSEEVYINDIRVDNENGFAYLSNSNTGGIVVLNINTGDSRLVLANSPSVKSDPNYHFSPLGTELKKGDGSLLKVNSDGIALTPDNQYLYYKPLTDNRLYRIKTDLLRDFKTNEAVLNKNVEDLGKFATTDGMIFDKKGNLYLGDLEKNSIVKITPDLKMHTIIKDDEKLIWPDSYSISDDGYLYISNSQIQLMPWFHNGKEQFKKPFKVFKIKI from the coding sequence ATGAACTTAAAAAATACAGCAGTACTGGCAATGGCATTGGTTTCCTTGGCCGCCTGCAACAAATCTCCGAATCAGGCCAATTCAAAGCCTGGGAGTGAAATTTCAACAGAAAAAAATGTGCAATTAGAAGAGGTTTTCTCAGACAACACGTATCAGTTAACGGGTGTTGCCGTTGCAAAAGATAACCGGGTTTTTGTGAACTATCCCTACTGGTTAGACACGCATTCCTATTCAGTGGTTGAAGTGAAAGACGGAAAACCGGTTCCTTATCCTAATGCAGAATGGAACAGCTTTAAAAAAGGCGGAGACGGACAGAATAAATTTGTAACGGTACAATCAGTAGTTACCGATGACAAAGGATTTCTTTGGGTAGTCGATGCCGCAGGAATCGGGCTCGGAAAAGTGTACCAACACAGCAGTAAAGTGGTGAAAATCAATTTAGCCAACAATAAAATTGAGAAAATCTACAGATTTCCAGAAAATGTGGTGAGCGAAGAGGTGTACATCAATGATATCCGCGTGGATAATGAAAATGGTTTTGCGTATTTAAGCAATTCAAATACAGGCGGAATCGTGGTTTTGAATATTAATACAGGAGATTCAAGATTGGTTTTAGCCAATTCTCCATCAGTGAAATCTGACCCGAACTACCATTTTTCACCTTTAGGAACGGAGCTTAAAAAAGGTGACGGTTCTTTGCTGAAAGTTAATTCTGACGGTATTGCGCTGACTCCTGATAATCAATATTTATACTACAAACCGCTTACGGATAACCGTTTGTACAGAATTAAAACTGATTTGTTACGAGACTTTAAAACCAATGAAGCTGTTTTAAACAAAAATGTAGAGGATTTAGGAAAATTCGCCACCACAGATGGGATGATTTTCGATAAAAAAGGAAACCTGTATTTGGGAGATCTGGAGAAGAATTCAATTGTGAAAATTACGCCGGATTTGAAAATGCATACGATTATAAAAGATGATGAAAAACTGATCTGGCCGGACAGTTACAGTATTTCTGATGATGGATATTTGTACATTTCCAATTCTCAGATTCAGTTGATGCCTTGGTTTCACAACGGAAAAGAGCAGTTTAAAAAGCCTTTTAAAGTCTTTAAAATTAAAATTTAA
- a CDS encoding NADP-dependent oxidoreductase, with product MKAIVLKEAGSVDNLEYVELAKPTIKEGEVLINVKAISINPVDVKSRAGKGVYGRIKTENPLILGWDISGIVEETKSSDFKVGDEVFGMVNFPGHGKAYAEYVAAPANQLALKPQNISFEDAAASTLVALTAYQALVHNANIQSGQNVLVHAASGGVGHIAVQLAKHLGAKVTGTSSAKNKDFVLDLGADSHIDYQGFDWKSAGRTFDFVLDTIGGDNIDHSLEVTKEGGSIISIPTGLNEQVTSKAESKGVKGYFILVQSSGEDMKHIASLLESGAVKPHVSKIFPFEQMREAHLEQETGRTVGKIVVTL from the coding sequence ATGAAAGCAATTGTATTAAAAGAAGCCGGAAGCGTAGACAATTTAGAATACGTAGAATTGGCAAAACCAACCATTAAAGAAGGCGAAGTATTAATAAACGTAAAAGCCATCAGCATCAATCCGGTAGATGTGAAAAGCCGTGCTGGAAAAGGTGTTTACGGAAGAATCAAAACAGAAAATCCCTTGATTTTGGGTTGGGATATTTCCGGAATTGTAGAAGAAACTAAAAGCTCAGACTTTAAAGTGGGCGATGAGGTTTTCGGAATGGTCAACTTCCCTGGACACGGAAAAGCGTATGCCGAATATGTCGCTGCTCCGGCGAATCAACTGGCTTTAAAACCCCAAAATATCTCTTTTGAAGACGCTGCAGCTTCTACTTTGGTTGCGCTTACGGCGTATCAGGCTTTGGTTCACAATGCGAATATTCAGTCAGGGCAAAATGTTTTGGTTCACGCTGCATCAGGTGGAGTAGGACATATCGCAGTACAGTTGGCCAAACATCTGGGGGCGAAAGTGACGGGAACTTCTTCCGCAAAAAATAAAGATTTTGTCTTGGATCTAGGAGCAGATTCACATATCGATTATCAGGGTTTCGACTGGAAATCAGCAGGCAGAACTTTTGATTTTGTATTGGATACGATTGGCGGAGACAATATCGATCATTCCCTTGAAGTGACGAAAGAAGGCGGTTCCATCATCAGTATTCCGACGGGTTTGAATGAACAGGTGACATCAAAAGCAGAATCCAAAGGCGTAAAAGGGTATTTCATTCTCGTGCAATCCAGCGGTGAAGATATGAAGCATATTGCTTCTTTGTTGGAAAGCGGTGCTGTAAAACCTCACGTTTCAAAAATATTTCCTTTCGAGCAAATGAGAGAAGCACATCTGGAACAGGAAACGGGCAGAACAGTTGGTAAAATCGTGGTGACTTTGTAA
- a CDS encoding L-dopachrome tautomerase-related protein, with translation MKTKFNFISLFLFFGLANAQLEKAAISDVVWNGVTTSSDGRIFVNFPRIEGDKGMRIGEVLKNGKIIPYPNEDWNNWESGADVNEKFVRTNSLRIGPGGLLWIVDTGTPSMGQNPLSGNALKLVSIDIKTNTVQQIIPLSGIAKPSTFIDDLRILGNTIYLTDAGEPALIILNKTTGKGRRVLENHPSTTDNLPIKAEGKIIKDEKGNEVRIHADQLELSPDGKWLYFQPASGPLWRVETQYLNDENLSEKDLSSKVELFYKTPSTGGTAIDAEGNIYVSDVNTSEIIKISPEGKESLVIKDKRLLWADALWIDDDGYLWIPTGQLNRLAAFQNGKSKVKFPVVIYKLKINAKPQRN, from the coding sequence ATGAAAACTAAATTCAACTTTATTTCCTTATTTCTTTTCTTCGGATTAGCGAATGCACAATTAGAAAAAGCAGCAATATCAGATGTAGTTTGGAATGGCGTTACGACAAGTTCAGACGGAAGAATCTTTGTTAATTTTCCAAGAATTGAGGGCGATAAAGGAATGAGAATCGGAGAAGTTCTTAAAAACGGAAAAATCATTCCCTATCCAAATGAAGACTGGAACAATTGGGAATCAGGAGCAGATGTAAATGAGAAGTTCGTAAGAACCAATTCTCTGAGAATCGGACCGGGCGGTTTGCTTTGGATTGTCGATACGGGAACGCCTTCGATGGGACAAAATCCATTATCAGGAAATGCGTTAAAATTGGTTTCCATTGATATTAAAACTAATACTGTCCAGCAGATTATTCCGCTTTCTGGAATTGCAAAACCTTCGACTTTTATTGATGATCTCAGAATTTTGGGAAATACGATTTACCTGACCGACGCGGGCGAACCGGCTTTAATTATTTTGAATAAAACGACGGGAAAAGGCAGACGTGTTCTAGAAAATCACCCTTCAACCACCGACAATTTACCCATAAAAGCAGAAGGAAAAATAATAAAAGATGAAAAGGGAAATGAAGTGAGAATCCACGCAGACCAATTGGAGCTTTCTCCCGATGGAAAGTGGCTTTATTTCCAGCCTGCAAGCGGCCCGCTTTGGAGAGTTGAAACTCAATATCTGAATGATGAAAATCTATCTGAAAAAGATTTGTCGTCTAAAGTTGAATTATTCTACAAAACTCCATCAACAGGAGGAACAGCTATCGATGCAGAAGGAAATATTTATGTAAGCGACGTCAATACCAGTGAAATCATTAAAATATCACCGGAAGGAAAAGAAAGCCTGGTCATTAAAGATAAAAGATTGCTTTGGGCAGACGCTTTATGGATTGACGACGACGGATATCTATGGATTCCGACCGGTCAGCTGAACCGTTTGGCTGCATTTCAGAACGGAAAAAGTAAAGTGAAATTTCCAGTCGTGATTTATAAGCTGAAAATTAATGCAAAACCGCAACGAAATTAA
- a CDS encoding ImmA/IrrE family metallo-endopeptidase — protein MINSILNKSFNYDGPSLEDLLVEKLESSGLTKTQFEKLAGIERKSLDSIIYKTSKQTDISKLIKLGEFLDLDFDKLLILHYHNRPQEEIGDLQDSMDITFINKYFDLKTLSSLGFLDKKSELEELKNRICTFFGIKSIYEYDTTLNDVLFSRTKKTYSDKMKDFWIKSSYKYFELINNPNEFERRSLIELIPKIKPYTRNIENGLKTIFQALYNVGVTVIFQPSLPKTHIRGATFFVNDKPCIVITDYNKNYATIWFALIHELHHVLYDLDIIAKTSYHLTGEPDLFLLQEDKANNFASEYLISEEKMRYIEKMIHNKVMVSRFAEQNQIHPCIIYSQFQWRQAEIGNDYWGAFKEQFPNISLATKNLNIANWDVDSIKETAKKMRDLLTV, from the coding sequence ATGATAAATTCAATTTTAAATAAAAGTTTTAATTATGATGGTCCTTCTTTAGAGGATTTATTAGTTGAAAAACTAGAAAGTTCTGGCTTGACAAAAACTCAGTTTGAGAAACTTGCGGGGATTGAAAGAAAAAGTCTAGATTCGATAATATATAAAACCTCTAAACAAACTGATATTAGTAAATTAATAAAACTTGGAGAGTTTTTAGATTTAGATTTTGATAAACTTTTAATATTACATTATCATAATAGACCTCAAGAAGAAATTGGAGACCTCCAAGATTCAATGGATATAACATTTATTAATAAATATTTTGACTTAAAGACTTTATCATCTCTAGGATTTTTGGACAAAAAATCGGAACTCGAAGAGTTAAAAAATAGAATCTGTACATTCTTCGGTATAAAATCTATTTACGAATATGATACTACTTTAAATGATGTTCTTTTTAGTAGGACAAAAAAAACCTATAGTGACAAAATGAAGGATTTTTGGATAAAATCCAGTTACAAATATTTTGAGCTAATTAATAATCCTAATGAATTTGAAAGAAGAAGTTTGATTGAATTAATTCCAAAGATAAAGCCTTATACAAGGAATATTGAAAATGGATTGAAAACTATTTTTCAAGCATTATATAACGTTGGAGTAACGGTCATTTTTCAACCATCTTTACCCAAAACCCACATTAGAGGTGCAACCTTTTTTGTTAACGATAAGCCTTGTATTGTAATAACCGACTATAATAAAAATTACGCCACAATTTGGTTTGCTTTGATTCACGAGCTACATCACGTTTTATATGATTTAGATATAATAGCAAAAACAAGTTATCATCTAACAGGAGAACCAGATTTATTTTTATTGCAAGAAGATAAAGCCAACAACTTTGCTTCCGAGTATTTGATTTCTGAGGAAAAAATGAGATATATAGAGAAGATGATTCATAATAAAGTGATGGTATCTCGTTTTGCCGAACAAAATCAAATTCATCCCTGCATAATTTATTCGCAATTCCAATGGAGACAGGCAGAAATTGGAAATGATTATTGGGGAGCATTTAAAGAACAATTTCCAAATATTTCTTTAGCAACGAAAAATTTGAATATTGCTAATTGGGATGTTGATTCGATTAAAGAAACAGCAAAAAAAATGAGAGATTTATTAACCGTATAA
- a CDS encoding helix-turn-helix domain-containing protein — MQHYKTLTELHLGNHWDAPEHPLFSMIGCQSECKLGNREFTTDCYVIAFKKIKSGIFMYGRTPYDHDNGCLFFAKPRQIIEMKNLEFEEKGYMLLIHEDYLNGHELFKEIEKYSFFDYEVTEALHLSPKEEQIILELHSKIQSEYFNNPDEYSRDIILSHISSILKYAQRYYKRQFIDRAQVTGKTASKFNDALRKYIGEGLLEKYGLPNVAFLADQLFVSPRYLSDLLKQETGKTAMELIHIFMISEAKNLLRLGEKGVAEIAYELGFENASYFTRLFKKQTGMKPLEFRKSQMN, encoded by the coding sequence ATGCAACATTACAAAACCCTTACCGAATTACATTTGGGTAATCATTGGGACGCTCCGGAACATCCGCTTTTCAGTATGATCGGCTGCCAGTCGGAGTGCAAATTGGGGAACAGAGAGTTTACCACAGATTGTTATGTGATAGCTTTCAAAAAAATAAAATCAGGGATTTTTATGTACGGCCGCACACCGTATGACCACGACAATGGCTGTCTGTTTTTTGCGAAACCAAGACAGATTATTGAGATGAAAAATCTTGAGTTTGAAGAAAAAGGCTATATGCTATTGATTCACGAAGATTATCTGAACGGCCACGAGCTTTTTAAGGAAATTGAAAAATACAGTTTCTTCGATTATGAAGTGACGGAAGCTTTGCATCTTTCGCCAAAAGAAGAGCAGATTATCCTGGAACTTCACTCGAAAATTCAGAGCGAATATTTTAATAATCCTGATGAATACAGCCGTGATATTATTTTAAGTCATATTTCATCGATTTTAAAATACGCACAACGATATTACAAACGACAGTTTATCGACAGAGCGCAGGTGACAGGAAAGACGGCTTCAAAATTCAATGATGCGTTGAGAAAATACATCGGCGAAGGTTTATTGGAAAAATACGGACTTCCGAATGTCGCTTTTTTAGCCGACCAGCTTTTTGTGTCGCCAAGATATCTGAGTGATTTGTTAAAACAGGAAACAGGAAAAACCGCAATGGAACTGATTCACATTTTTATGATATCAGAAGCAAAAAACCTGTTGAGGTTAGGAGAAAAAGGAGTTGCTGAAATCGCTTACGAATTAGGCTTTGAAAATGCTTCTTATTTTACAAGATTGTTCAAAAAACAGACAGGAATGAAGCCTTTGGAATTCAGGAAGTCGCAGATGAATTAA
- a CDS encoding alpha/beta fold hydrolase: MKTTALNAETKFAEINNNKIAYRQFGNGAPLFFVNRFRGIMDTWDPLFLDSLAEKNTVILFDYPGIGSSEGELPLNIVEVAGTVPALADHLGIDKFNVLGWSYGGLVAQAVTFQNQKRVLKTVLIGTNPPGENAIPIEQVFFDHALKPINDLEDEYYLFFEPASEKSRQAAKESHDRIAQRLERSLIPSTMEVFQRYIAGSGTMKEDKLNFREGYKTLKSPVLVISGDHDISFATENWFPLLRNAPTMQHIILNDAGHGPQHQYPELTAGYINLFLG, from the coding sequence ATGAAAACGACAGCCTTAAACGCAGAAACAAAATTCGCAGAAATTAACAACAATAAAATTGCTTACAGACAATTCGGAAACGGAGCTCCGTTGTTCTTTGTCAACAGATTCAGAGGAATTATGGATACCTGGGATCCTTTATTTCTGGATTCACTGGCAGAAAAAAATACAGTCATTCTTTTTGATTATCCGGGAATCGGAAGTTCAGAAGGTGAGTTGCCTTTGAATATTGTAGAAGTGGCGGGTACGGTTCCGGCTTTGGCAGACCATTTGGGAATCGATAAGTTTAATGTCTTGGGTTGGTCTTACGGCGGATTGGTGGCGCAGGCTGTTACCTTTCAGAATCAGAAAAGAGTATTAAAAACCGTTTTAATCGGAACCAATCCTCCGGGAGAAAATGCAATCCCAATTGAGCAGGTGTTTTTTGACCACGCTTTAAAACCTATTAATGATCTGGAAGATGAATATTATCTGTTCTTTGAGCCGGCTTCCGAAAAAAGCAGACAGGCAGCCAAAGAATCTCACGACAGGATAGCGCAGAGATTAGAGCGTTCGTTGATTCCTTCTACAATGGAGGTTTTCCAGAGATATATTGCGGGTTCGGGAACAATGAAAGAAGATAAACTGAACTTCAGAGAAGGCTATAAAACCCTAAAATCTCCCGTTCTGGTTATTTCCGGGGACCACGACATCAGCTTTGCGACAGAGAACTGGTTTCCGCTATTGAGAAATGCACCTACAATGCAGCATATTATTTTAAATGATGCGGGACACGGTCCTCAACATCAATATCCGGAGCTTACGGCAGGATACATCAACCTTTTTTTAGGATAG
- a CDS encoding SDR family NAD(P)-dependent oxidoreductase: MSKIVFITGASKGFGKLWAEALLERGDKVAATARNVSALQDLKDKYGDHILPLKLDVNNRSEVFAVTEQVEKHFGRIDVLINNAGFGLFGTTEETTEQQAREQMETNFFGSLWVAQAVLPVMRKQKSGHIIQISSFLGLTTLPLLGLYNASKFAVEGLIETIGSETAHLGIKTTLIEPNGFATDWAGASAVQTSSDIADYNPVRAAFAESGENPDTWGKPEATVEPVLNLIDNQNPPQRLLFGKIAYHVVNEVYTKRLNDIQNWKEVSIAAHGH, from the coding sequence ATGAGTAAAATAGTTTTTATCACAGGAGCATCAAAAGGATTCGGAAAATTATGGGCTGAAGCACTTTTGGAAAGAGGAGACAAAGTAGCGGCAACAGCAAGAAACGTTTCTGCATTACAGGATTTGAAAGATAAATACGGAGATCATATTCTTCCTTTGAAGCTGGATGTCAACAACCGTTCAGAAGTTTTTGCAGTGACGGAACAGGTGGAAAAACACTTTGGAAGAATTGATGTTTTGATTAACAATGCAGGTTTCGGCTTATTCGGAACGACGGAAGAAACAACGGAACAACAGGCGAGAGAACAGATGGAAACCAACTTTTTCGGTTCACTTTGGGTAGCACAAGCCGTTTTACCGGTGATGAGAAAACAGAAAAGTGGGCATATCATTCAGATTTCCAGCTTTTTGGGATTAACGACTTTGCCGCTTTTAGGATTGTATAACGCATCAAAATTTGCAGTAGAAGGCTTAATTGAAACCATTGGTTCGGAAACGGCACATTTGGGAATCAAAACCACTTTAATTGAACCTAACGGATTTGCAACAGATTGGGCGGGAGCTTCTGCAGTTCAAACTTCTTCGGATATTGCAGATTATAATCCGGTGCGGGCGGCTTTTGCAGAAAGTGGAGAAAATCCGGATACCTGGGGAAAACCGGAAGCAACAGTAGAACCTGTTTTAAACCTTATCGACAACCAAAATCCTCCGCAAAGATTATTGTTTGGTAAAATTGCTTATCACGTCGTGAATGAAGTTTACACGAAAAGATTAAATGATATTCAAAACTGGAAAGAAGTGAGTATCGCAGCTCACGGTCATTAA
- a CDS encoding carboxymuconolactone decarboxylase family protein — MKTISVPEKEQLSFGAQSILESVEKKMGKIPNLYATIGYSSSALKSMLETEASLAHDSSFTAKEREAINLIVSQVNECDYCLAAHTTLAKMRGFTEEDTLEIRKGSFSEGKLDAAIKLAQSIANNKGNAGNGALENFFNAGFDEKALIELTALVALRSFTNYVFANTQIPIDFPLAQAI; from the coding sequence ATGAAAACAATTTCAGTACCTGAAAAAGAACAGCTAAGTTTTGGTGCACAGAGCATTTTAGAATCTGTAGAGAAAAAAATGGGGAAAATTCCCAATTTGTATGCGACCATAGGTTATTCATCATCCGCTTTAAAATCGATGTTAGAAACCGAGGCGTCTTTGGCTCACGATTCATCATTTACGGCAAAAGAAAGAGAAGCCATCAATCTTATCGTTTCACAAGTCAACGAATGTGATTACTGTTTGGCGGCACACACGACTTTAGCGAAAATGAGAGGCTTTACAGAGGAAGATACGCTGGAAATCAGAAAAGGAAGTTTTTCAGAGGGAAAATTAGACGCTGCGATTAAGTTGGCTCAATCTATTGCCAACAATAAAGGCAATGCAGGAAACGGAGCTTTAGAAAATTTCTTCAACGCAGGCTTTGATGAAAAAGCTTTGATTGAACTGACAGCTTTGGTGGCGCTGAGAAGCTTTACCAACTATGTATTTGCCAACACTCAGATTCCTATTGATTTTCCTTTGGCACAGGCTATTTAA
- a CDS encoding SDR family oxidoreductase, whose translation MKNTVLITGASSGLGKASAKLFQQNGWNVIAAMRSLENEKELNLLENVLLVKLDVTNPQQIQEAIAKGTETFGSIDVLLNSAGYGLMGVFESSSPEQIQKQFEVNVFGLMNVIKAVLPLMRNQKKGTIINISSFGGITAGPFASLYNSSKFAVEGFSEALHFEVSPFGINVKIVEPGSIATNFRSGIEMIQNTIEEYNTELAAFIPKFTKRTEHLPKASAEDVAETILGAATDQLSKLRYVIGEDAQFYIDLKNKNSEEDFLRLMQN comes from the coding sequence ATGAAAAATACAGTATTGATCACCGGTGCGTCATCGGGATTGGGAAAAGCAAGCGCTAAATTATTTCAGCAAAACGGATGGAATGTCATTGCCGCTATGCGTTCCCTGGAAAACGAAAAAGAACTGAATCTTCTTGAAAATGTTCTATTGGTAAAACTGGATGTTACAAATCCTCAACAAATTCAGGAAGCGATAGCAAAAGGAACAGAAACATTCGGTTCGATTGATGTTCTTTTGAACAGTGCAGGCTATGGATTGATGGGCGTTTTCGAATCTTCAAGCCCTGAACAGATTCAGAAACAGTTTGAAGTCAATGTTTTTGGCCTGATGAATGTTATCAAAGCTGTTTTACCCCTTATGAGAAATCAGAAAAAGGGAACCATCATTAATATTTCTTCTTTCGGAGGTATTACAGCGGGACCATTTGCCAGTTTGTACAACAGCTCAAAATTTGCGGTGGAGGGATTTTCCGAAGCATTGCATTTTGAAGTTTCTCCATTTGGAATTAATGTGAAAATTGTAGAGCCAGGAAGCATTGCTACTAATTTCAGAAGCGGAATCGAGATGATTCAAAATACGATTGAAGAATACAACACGGAATTGGCAGCATTTATCCCAAAATTCACCAAACGGACAGAACATCTTCCCAAAGCAAGCGCAGAAGACGTTGCAGAAACTATTTTAGGCGCCGCAACCGATCAACTTTCCAAACTAAGATATGTGATTGGCGAAGATGCGCAGTTTTACATTGATCTGAAAAACAAAAATTCTGAGGAGGATTTTCTGAGACTGATGCAGAATTAA
- a CDS encoding helix-turn-helix domain-containing protein has protein sequence MSEAFISIQTISDLHRFYNYGGPKHPLITVIDLKNVTRPDKNFANYLYTIDLYMIIYKKFKGSLKYGRSTYDFQEGTLMFTAPNQVMSPSADTEIEEGWFLAFHPDFIYGSDLGRKIHKYSFFQYDSNEALHISEDEKILLDEVIVRIKKEYSQNIDQHTQGLILNQIEMVLNYSDRFYDRQFFTRNKTGNDITQRFESLLNDYFNDEELIEKGIPEVKYFAEKLNLSPNYLSDLLSKSTGKTTIEHIHLNVVEKAKHILLGTSKTVSEIAYELGFEHPSHFTKVFKAKAGISPLHFRKQFPGQN, from the coding sequence ATGTCAGAAGCCTTCATTTCAATACAAACTATTTCGGATCTACACCGTTTTTACAATTATGGAGGCCCAAAACATCCTTTGATTACGGTAATTGATTTGAAAAATGTTACCCGTCCGGACAAGAATTTTGCGAACTACCTTTACACCATTGATTTGTATATGATAATTTACAAAAAATTTAAAGGAAGTTTAAAATACGGGCGTTCAACCTATGATTTTCAGGAGGGAACTTTGATGTTTACCGCTCCGAACCAGGTGATGAGTCCGAGCGCGGATACTGAGATTGAGGAAGGCTGGTTTCTGGCATTTCATCCTGATTTTATTTACGGCTCAGATTTAGGCAGAAAAATTCATAAGTACAGTTTTTTCCAATATGACAGCAATGAAGCACTTCACATTTCGGAAGATGAAAAAATTTTGCTTGATGAGGTGATTGTAAGAATTAAAAAAGAATATTCCCAGAATATTGACCAACATACACAAGGCTTGATTTTAAATCAGATTGAAATGGTTTTGAATTACTCAGACCGATTTTACGACCGGCAGTTTTTTACCCGCAACAAAACAGGAAACGATATAACACAACGCTTTGAAAGTCTCCTTAATGATTATTTTAATGATGAAGAATTGATTGAAAAAGGCATTCCCGAAGTAAAATATTTTGCCGAAAAGCTTAATCTTTCACCCAATTATTTATCGGACCTGCTTAGTAAATCTACCGGGAAAACAACCATTGAGCATATTCATCTTAATGTGGTTGAAAAAGCAAAGCATATACTTTTGGGAACTTCAAAAACGGTTAGTGAAATTGCTTATGAACTCGGATTTGAGCATCCTTCACACTTTACCAAGGTCTTTAAGGCCAAGGCCGGGATTTCGCCGCTGCACTTCAGAAAACAGTTTCCCGGGCAGAACTAA
- a CDS encoding helix-turn-helix domain-containing protein — protein MEKINHYKSITELHEKSGFEPPKNPLLSLMTCKELMTYSVGEDRFTGDFYMIGLKKIKSGYVLYGKTKYDHNNGSAVFMKPRQIIEVQNVQFAEKGFVMFFHEDYLSGHPLNDQIKKYGYFEYEINEALHISPSEEVIMWELYEKIRREYEENSDEFSREIILSHIDSILKYSDRFYKRQFIDRSSNVSGTMVKKFLTVLDNYFKENKHLEDGLPTVNFMANELAVSPRYLSDILKQETGKTALEHVHIYLIKEAKNLLLSSENNVAGIAYDLGFESPSYFTRLFKKVVGVTPVQYKKEAAK, from the coding sequence ATGGAAAAAATCAATCACTATAAAAGCATCACAGAGCTGCATGAAAAAAGCGGATTTGAACCTCCGAAAAATCCTTTATTAAGTCTAATGACCTGTAAAGAACTGATGACGTACTCGGTAGGGGAAGACCGTTTTACAGGAGACTTTTATATGATTGGTTTAAAGAAAATAAAATCGGGCTACGTTTTGTATGGAAAGACCAAATATGATCATAACAATGGTTCCGCGGTTTTTATGAAACCCAGACAGATTATTGAGGTGCAAAATGTACAGTTTGCAGAAAAGGGGTTTGTGATGTTTTTTCACGAAGATTATTTGTCAGGACATCCGCTGAATGACCAGATTAAAAAATACGGCTATTTTGAATATGAAATTAATGAAGCGCTTCACATCTCGCCTTCTGAAGAAGTGATTATGTGGGAACTGTATGAAAAAATCAGAAGAGAATATGAGGAAAATTCTGATGAGTTCAGCAGGGAAATTATCCTGTCACATATCGATTCTATTTTAAAATATTCTGACCGTTTTTACAAAAGACAGTTCATTGATCGCAGTTCCAACGTTTCCGGAACAATGGTTAAAAAATTCCTTACGGTTTTAGATAACTATTTTAAGGAAAATAAGCACTTGGAAGATGGTTTGCCTACAGTAAATTTTATGGCTAATGAATTAGCTGTTTCGCCCCGTTACCTTAGTGATATTCTGAAGCAGGAAACCGGAAAAACAGCGTTAGAGCACGTTCATATTTACTTAATTAAAGAAGCTAAAAATCTTTTGCTGAGTTCAGAAAATAATGTTGCCGGAATTGCCTATGATTTAGGTTTCGAAAGCCCGTCCTACTTTACAAGGTTGTTTAAAAAAGTGGTGGGTGTTACACCTGTCCAGTATAAAAAAGAAGCGGCGAAGTAG